Proteins encoded by one window of Microplitis mediator isolate UGA2020A chromosome 1, iyMicMedi2.1, whole genome shotgun sequence:
- the LOC130666589 gene encoding uncharacterized protein LOC130666589, whose amino-acid sequence MHKSSKPHQEDDKNNSDVQVTSCFSKNAGANEQLVLKQSNSTRSNPAESNQRASSNLTKNFKSKLPSASKPKSSKTLPTSSNMDAQTTTKNDKSSTLSLSSTDNSKHRAMKTQETKESVPSKGSKKDMSKQKNKHEENAEKEPITSNEATATSNANGAVECEIISEQSQQVTEDNSPKDNKEDKLNAVETPEETKSTTEAKGDSKKNSNGYETSNSTEEKIQEDKPVSEINENKEVVETELSTVSVSPATEIPHSSENLSEVETVESTTSESVPDKDKMQPTEDNLQLKEDDVSFISYNSNIMLKDVQIKLNDCLKDNSKLMDSTDPNASMSESFRDISFGRTLRNISGRNSIGRLKHVTLRQRQMSPNDSLFVNTSNVSLSQDRSTYISEYFNSPDQNISRLDRKRKITEDDGSVKKLKIDESYSLLNTSLEYLKNLRKPIQVSTPNTQGYKFHYDKRTTISDSTTDTAEEATESKKWCLIM is encoded by the exons ATGCATAAATCTTCCAAACCTCATCAAGAGGACGACAAAAACAATTCGGACGTACAGGTTACCAGTTGTTTCTCGAAAAACGCTGGTGCAAATGAACAATTGGTTTTGAAACAATCAAATTCAACGAG ATCAAATCCTGCAGAGTCTAATCAACGAGCCAGCAGtaatttgacaaaaaattttaag AGCAAACTACCGAGTGCCTCGAAGCCCAAATCGTCAAAAACATTACCAACATCCAGCAACATGGATGCTCAAACTACgactaaaaatgataaaagctCTACACTGTCCTTATCCTCCACCGATAATTCAAAACATCGTGCAATGAAAACTCAAGAGACAAAAGAGTCAGTTCCAAGCAAAGGGAGCAAAAAAGATATgtctaaacaaaaaaataaacatgagGAAAATGCGGAAAAAGAGCCAATTACTTCAAATGAAGCTACAGCAACATCCAACGCTAACGGTGCCGTTGAATGTGAGATCATTTCAGAGCAATCGCAACAGGTAACAGAAGATAACTCGCCGAAAGACAACAAGGAGGATAAGTTGAATGCAGTAGAAACGCCAGAGGAGACTAAATCAACAACTGAAGCTAAGGgggattcgaaaaaaaattcaaatggtTACGAAACGAGCAATAGCACTGAAGAAAAAATCCAAGAAGACAAGCCcgtctctgaaataaatgagAACAAAGAAGTCGTGGAAACAGAACTCAGTACTGTGTCAGTTTCGCCAGCTACTGAAATCCCTCATAGCagtgaaaatttatcagaggTAGAAACTGTCGAATCCACGACCTCAGAGTCTGTTCCAGACAAAGATAAAATGCAGCCGACTGAAGATAATCTGCAGTTAAAAGAAGATGACGTATCTTTCATTTCCTACAATTCAAACATTATGTTGAAAGATGTGCAGATAAAACTCAATGATTGTCTTAaggacaattcaaaattaatggACAGTACCGACCCAAATGCTTCTATGTCTGAATcattcagagatatttcattcGGTCGCACATTGCGGAATATTTCCGGAAGAAATTCAATCGGTCGATTGAAACATGTGACTTTACGCCAACGTCAAATGTCCCCTAATGACTCACTTTTTGTAAACACTTCGAATGTATCCTTGTCTCAGGATCGCTCGACGTACATATCAGAGTATTTCAATTCTCCGGATCAAAATATCAGTCGGTTGGATAGAAAACGCAAAATAACAGAAGATGACGGAtctgtgaaaaaattaaagatcgACGAAAGCTacagtttattaaatacttcACTTGAATATCTTAAAAATCTTAGGAAACCTATTCAAGTTTCCACTCCTAATACGCAAGGTTACAAATTCCATTATGATAAAAGAACTACCATCAGTGATAGCACAACTGATACTGCGGAAGAAGCTACTGAGTCTAAGAAGTGGTGTCTTATTATGTGa
- the LOC130666624 gene encoding NADH-ubiquinone oxidoreductase subunit 8, translating to MASIRILRSVGTNLFTPISKLVPRATAVQPSRSKYFIITPKDDPHWPDALPGEADTVYARELVNGMMTSLQCFFKEPVTINYPFEKGPLSPRFRGEHALRRYPSGEERCIACKLCEAICPAQAITIEAEEREDGSRRTTRYDIDMTKCIYCGFCQEACPVDAIVEGPNFEFSTETHEELLYNKEKLLNNGDRWESEIASNIQADHLYR from the exons atggCGAGCATTAGAATTCTAAGAAGTGTAGGCACTAATTTGTTTA CACCGATATCGAAGTTAGTACCGAGAGCAACAGCTGTACAACCATCGAggagtaaatattttattatcacacCAAAAGATGATCCCCATTGGCCTGATGCTTTACCTGGTGAAGCGGACACTGTTTATGCTCGAGAGTTAGTTAATGGAATGATGACTTCATTGCAATGTTTTTTCAAAGAGCCTGTGACAATAAATTATCCGTTTGAAAAAGGTCCCTTGAGTCCCAGGTTCCGAGGTGAACATGCTCTCAGAAG atatCCATCAGGAGAAGAGCGATGCATTGCATGCAAGCTTTGCGAAGCGATTTGTCCTGCTCAGGCTATAACAATCGAAGCAGAAGAAAGAGAAGATGGTTCTAGAAGAACAACTCGATATGACATTGATATGACCAAGTGTATTTACTGTGGATTCTGTCAAGAAGCTTGTCCTGTAGATGCGATTGTCGAA GGTCCCAACTTTGAATTTTCGACCGAGACGCATGAAGAATTATTGTACAACAAAGAAAAGCTATTGAATAATGGAGATAGATGGGAAAGTGAAATTGCTAGCAATATTCAAGCTGATCATTTGTaccgataa
- the LOC130666590 gene encoding E3 ubiquitin-protein ligase UHRF1-like codes for MFVIIRTIDGKIEKNLQISKTLSIRDFKAQVAKIFSIGIPLIQLFYRGKQLEDCYRVLDYHLNHHEVVQLLIKPEKSTEETESPEDLEPSDEKCHSASVPLEENVSIIIKQPETCQYQSGDPVDCINEDNGAWFEAIVKNIYQDTSRQSLIYRVQWKFLADTEPFDVREHMIRPRARHCLSMDQIKVHDRVMVNYNVDEPKKIGYWYDFTVTSLNKSRRGIELVGILHVGSGATEVRIENCKVDSRKKIYKVEKLLSGGLNSSLNEVDDKQRPIAIICKVCNDDINQKCKTCGCYVCLGKENSRKIILCDECDKAYHIKCLNPPLDKVPEDDWYCPECKIPDNLVIKMGENLKSSKKKIIVDLKKGQKDWGRGMGCMSRIKECTIVPTNHKGPVPGIEVGMSWKYRLQVSEAGLHRPHVAGIHGRENECAYSLVLSGGYEDDVDNGDEFLYTGSGGRDLSGNKRTAAQSSDQKLTKMNKALALNCNAQFNDVEGATATDWQKGIPVRVIRAAKMRKHPQSRMYAPEEGFRYDGIYKVVKYFPEKGKSGFLIWRYLLRRDDSTPAPWTSEGKQRVKNLGLRMIDYDSSTKISMTKPKESEINPPKKHSKRKRNKLAKEDEKNDSKKPKIHYELEQDLVELINGDKLNKKVWKDCCSLLPEGKVNFINNVIDRFTCVCCLEIVWNPITIKCLHNICQNCMQRSFKADVYTCPVCRHPIKKTLLANVNKPLAKALENLFPGYGSGRI; via the exons ATGTTCGTTATCATTCGGACAATCGAtggaaaaatcgaaaaaaacttGCAAATATCAAAGACTCTCAGCATTCGTGACTTCAAG gCACAAGtagcgaaaattttttccattggaattccattaattcaattattttatcggGGCAAACAGTTAGAAGATTGTTACCGAGTACTCGATTATCATCTAAATCATCACGAAGTTGTccagttattaattaaacctGAAAAAAGTACCGAAGAAACTGAGAGTCCAGAAGATCTTGAGCCCAGTGATGAAAAATGTCATTCAGCATCCGTACCTCTAGAGGAAAACGTGTCTATTATAATCAAACAACCAGAGACTTGTCAGTATCAATCAGGTGATCCAGTTGATTGCATTAATGAGGACAATGGAGCCTGGTTTGAAGCGAtagtcaaaaatatttaccaaGACACTAGCAGACAGTCTCTAATTTATCGAGTTCAATGGAAGTTTTTGGCAGATACTGAACCTTTTGACGTAAGGGAACATATGATCAGACCACGGGCTAGACACTGTCTCAGTATGGATCAAATAAAAGTTCATGATAGAGTTATGGTCAATTACAACGTAGACGAGCCTAAAAAAATTGGGTATTGGTACGATTTTACAGTAACGAGTTTGAATAAAAGCAGACGTGGTATAGAATTAGTAGGAATTCTTCATGTCGGCAG TGGTGCCACTGAAGTGAGGATTGAAAACTGCAAagttgattcaagaaaaaaaatttataaagtagaAAAACTATTGAGCGGAGGTTTAAATTCATCTTTGAATGAAGTAGATGACAAGCAAAGACCCATTGCGATAATTTGTAAAGTTTGTAATGACGATATAAATCAGAAGTGCAAAACATGCGGTTGCTATGTTTGCTTAGGAAAAGAAAACagtcgtaaaataatattgtgtGATGAGTGTGATAAAGCTTATCACATAAAATGTTTGAATCCGCCCCTTGACAAAGTTCCTGAGGATGATTGGTACTGTCCAGAATGTAAAATACCCGATAATCTAGTAATTAAA ATGGGAGAAAACTTAAAGTCGagcaaaaagaaaattatagtagaCTTAAAAAAAGGTCAGAAGGATTGGGGTCGAGGAATGGGATGCATGAGTAGGATAAAAGAATGTACAATAGTTCCAACAAATCATAAAGGTCCTGTTCCAGGAATTGAAGTTGGGATGAGTTGGAAGTATCGTTTACAA GTATCAGAAGCTGGCTTACATAGACCTCACGTAGCAGGAATTCACGGCAGAGAAAATGAATGTGCATATTCGCTGGTTTTGTCAGGCGGATATGAAGACGATGTTGATAATGgagatgaatttttatatactGGATCCGGTGGTCGAGATctttcag gaAACAAAAGAACTGCGGCACAAAGTAGTGATcagaaattaacaaaaatgaaCAAAGCACTTGCGTTAAATTGTAATGCTCAATTTAACGATGTAGAAGGTGCTACTGCAACAGACTGGCAAAAAGGAATTCCTGTTCGAGTTATAAGAGCTGCGAAAATGAGGAAACATCCACAATCTCGAATGTATGCACCCGAAGAAGGTTTTCG ATATGATGGAATTTATAaagtagtaaaatattttccggAAAAAGGAAAAAGCGGTTTTCTTATTTGGCGTTACCTTTTACGCCGAGATGACTCTACCCCTGCTCCTTGGACCTCTGAAGGAAAACAAAGAGTCAAGAACTTGGGCTTACGAATGATTGACTACGATTCATCTACTAAGATATCGATGACAAAACCAAAAGAAAGCGAAATAAATCCCCcgaaaaaacattcaaaacgCAAGAGAAATAAATTAGCGAAAGAAGATGAAAAAAACGAttcaaaaaaacctaaaattcattatgaattggAACAGGATTTGGTTGAGTTAATTAATGGCGATAAGCTTAACAAGAAAGTTTGGAAAGATTGTTGCTCTCTACTTCCTGAAGGAAAAGTTAACTTTATAAACAACGTCATTGACAG atttacaTGTGTTTGCTGTCTAGAAATAGTATGGAACCCGATAACAATCAAATGTTTGCATAATATCTGCCAAAATTGTATGCAAAGAAGTTTCAAAGCTGATGTCTACACATGTCCTGTTTGTCGACatcctataaaaaaaactctgtTAGCGAATGTAAATAAACCACTTGCAAAAgctcttgaaaatttatttccaggATATGGTAGTGGAAGAATCTAG